The DNA sequence CCGCGATGCGAGACCCCTTTCCACGGGTCGCCGGTGGTGGGTTTGCCCGACTGCGTGACGCAGGCCTGAAGGTGCAATGGGGGGTCGAGGAGACGGAGGCCAGGTTCCTGAATGCTCCCTATCTCAAACGCTTAACGGTCGGTCGGCCCTTCGTAACGGCCAAATGGGCCATGACGCTCGATGGGAAAACAGCTTGCCAATCCGGAGACAGCAAGTGGATCTCGAACCCGAGGTCCCGAAGCGTTGTGCATGCGTTGCGAGGTCGAATGGATGGAATCCTGGCCGGAATTGGCACCGTCTTGCTCGACGATCCCGAACTAACCGCTCGTCCCAATGGGCCGAGAAGTCCGACCCGCATTATCCTTGATTCAACCGCTCGATTGCCGATCGATTCAAAGCTTGCCCTGACGGCTCTTCGCGTTCCGGTCTGGGTTGTCGTTTCCCAAATGGCCCCCCCTGATCGGGTCCATTCGCTTCAGCAGATGGGAGTCGAGCTGATTCCAATGCAGGGCGATGGCCCGATTCCGATTCCCGATTTGCTCGACGAATTAGGGCGTCGTGGCCTTACCAATGTCCTTGTCGAAGGGGGAGGCCGGGTTCTCGGTGCCTTCCTCGACGCCGGAGAGGTCGACGCGGTCGAGGTCTTCATCGCGCCGACTCTTGAAGGCGGCTCGCATCACTTCACTCCCTTTCGGGGCCTGGGAGTGACCCGGATGGCCGAGGCACTTCGACTCACTCGACACCGTGTTTCGTTGCTTGATGGCGATGTTTCGTTGAGTGGTCAGATCGCTCGCCCGTGGTGGCAACTGACCGACAGCGCTTGACCACTCGCCTGGCTTCCCGATAATCTCAATAGGGTTGATTCGTCAGAAAAGACTGGTTTTTTGTTAGGCGAACAACGCGTTTTGGCGGCACGACACAGGATCGCGGTTGTGGCCCGTTTCCGATCATCCTGGCGGACCGATGCCCTCGCAAACGGAACGGCAGAACGAATCGGCCATCGATCGCCCCGTCCCCAACCAGGAGGGTCCGGTCTGGTGCGGGAGCCTCATCACGACAATCCGTCACCCAAGCCTGCGCCCAAGGCTGTGGTCGGGCGATTGAGCCTTTACCTCCGGCAGCTGGAAACCTTTGCCCGTCAAGGACGAGAAACAATATCGAGCAGTCAACTCGGCAAATCCTTGGGGCTCAATGATGCGCAGGTTCGAAAGGACCTGGCGTATTTCGGCCAGTTTGGGCAACCCGGTTTGGGCTACCGCATTGCTGACCTGATCACTGAACTTCGCACCATACTCGGCGTGGATCGTGACTGGCCGACCGCCCTGGTGGGACTCGGAAATCTGGGTCGAGCCTTACTCGGATATAAAGGGTTCCGGGTTCGACGATTTCATATCGTCTCGCTTTTTGACAATGATCCCAAGAAATTGGGCCATTGCATTGAGGGTTTGACTGTCAAACATCTCGACGAGCTTCCTCAGACCGTTGCATCCGAGGGACTGCGTCTGGCCATTATTTGTGTTCCGGCCGAGTCTGCTCAGCGAGTGGCGGATCAGTTGGTAGCCGCCGGGATCCGGGGCTTGTTAAACTTCACGCCCACGGCACTCTTTGTTCCGCAGGACGTCAGCGTCGTCGCGGTCGACCTGAGTGTTCAACTGGAACATCTGGCCTATTCCGTCCACAACCTGCAATCCTCGAATCGAGAAGCCGGTGACATCTCCGCGGCAAGTTGACGGATGAGGAGGGGTCGAACCTTTTCGACGCCCGCCTCATCTGATACACTAAATCTCTCAGTTGACTGACCGTCATTTACCCGGTGGTGAAATTGGTATCACAACAGGTTTTGGTCCTGTTTTTCCAGGTTCGAGTCCTGGCCGGGTAGCTTGCTCATTTCTCTTGGACGACTCGCATCCCTCTCCGGTTTTTTCACATTGCCTCACCGGACTCTGAGATCAACCGCGGGGGCTTGGTGTCGATCAGTTGTGCATCGCGTCGAGTTCGTCGAGTGAGAAGCGAACGCTGACGATGTACGGAGCCTCTCCCTCGGTCCAGTGGCCGTACGTCGTGGTGACGATCGTGCCATCGGGAAGGACCTCAACTCCCGGGTAGGCACAGTCTGCAGCCCGATGGTTCTTCATCAGGCGAACGCGATACTGACCCTCTCGCCCCTCGACGATGTCTTCGTAGGTCCCGACCCAGCCGACCCAATCTCCTTGAGTTGGACTCTCGCGTGTGGTGTCTCGGAAGGAGAGGAACAGTCGTCCATCGGGGGCGTATTTGCCCACGTGGCGGTCGCCGGTCAATGCGCCTGGGAGTTCTCTGGGTTTGCTCCAGGTGGCCCCTTCGTCGTCGGA is a window from the Tautonia rosea genome containing:
- the ribD gene encoding bifunctional diaminohydroxyphosphoribosylaminopyrimidine deaminase/5-amino-6-(5-phosphoribosylamino)uracil reductase RibD — protein: MPIVTEEDRRWMRLALAEAGRGLGWVEPNPMVGAVVVRDGKLVAVGHHARYGGPHAEVVALQAAGEAAQGATLYVTLEPCCHVGKTPPCTDAVIASGITRVVAAMRDPFPRVAGGGFARLRDAGLKVQWGVEETEARFLNAPYLKRLTVGRPFVTAKWAMTLDGKTACQSGDSKWISNPRSRSVVHALRGRMDGILAGIGTVLLDDPELTARPNGPRSPTRIILDSTARLPIDSKLALTALRVPVWVVVSQMAPPDRVHSLQQMGVELIPMQGDGPIPIPDLLDELGRRGLTNVLVEGGGRVLGAFLDAGEVDAVEVFIAPTLEGGSHHFTPFRGLGVTRMAEALRLTRHRVSLLDGDVSLSGQIARPWWQLTDSA
- a CDS encoding redox-sensing transcriptional repressor Rex, encoding MREPHHDNPSPKPAPKAVVGRLSLYLRQLETFARQGRETISSSQLGKSLGLNDAQVRKDLAYFGQFGQPGLGYRIADLITELRTILGVDRDWPTALVGLGNLGRALLGYKGFRVRRFHIVSLFDNDPKKLGHCIEGLTVKHLDELPQTVASEGLRLAIICVPAESAQRVADQLVAAGIRGLLNFTPTALFVPQDVSVVAVDLSVQLEHLAYSVHNLQSSNREAGDISAAS